Below is a window of Acanthochromis polyacanthus isolate Apoly-LR-REF ecotype Palm Island chromosome 18, KAUST_Apoly_ChrSc, whole genome shotgun sequence DNA.
CAGTTAAACATGATTTCGTTCATGTGATCCAGTTTAGCAGGACACCTTTTCTTGTACTAACCATGCATTTATTTAGTGGAGAGAACAGGTCTCTTACTTTTTGGAGTACAGTGTGTGCTGTGAGACCCATCACAGCAGGAGAAGCAAATGTGTCGGTTATGACGCTGAATTCCATTTAGCTGCTCGGCTTTCAGGGTCTCTGTATTCTACAATCAGAACCAATAGAGCCATCGTTAGTGTTATTAGTAGCACCTGAGCTTTTCCCACTGTGagaagtcaaaatgtctgctgagAAAAAGCCCCCATTGTGTTGAACGAATGCCTGCTTAGTAATTAGTCTTTTCACTTCAACCAGAAAAGTGTAGCTGGTGTCATAATTCCACTGTTGACTGGCTGGATGTCAGTCTGAGCATTGCTATGACTGACTGGTGAAAACGGAATGCTAGATTTCAGATTAACTTCTgggcttttttttctgcagtcatGAGCTATTTTGGAGTGTGATCTAAGATACTATTTTAGCTAAACCCATGGCAGTGCTCAGTTTACTTGCTGTATGTCGACATTACAGAGGATATAACCCTATTCTGGCTTCTCTTCAATGGCtccctgtttgttttaaagattgtactgatcacttttaaagcttGCCAGGGCCTTGCCCCTATATTTGAGACACATTAACCGTCCCTTAGATCCTCAagtggggcggcatggctcagtgggtagagtggccgtcttgcaaccgaagggttgccgctttgatcctcgccccgtcgtgctcgaggtgtccctgagcaagacacctaaccccgaattgctcctgatggggtcgtggttagcgccttgcatggcagcttccgccatctgtgtgtgtgaatgggtgaatgtgatgtatcatgtaaagcgctttgggtaccttgcaggtatagtaaagcgctatataaatacagaccatttaccatccCTCCAGATTGTTCCAAAGTCAAGGTTTAAATCCAAGGGTGATCAGGCCTTCTATGTCAGGACCCCTCGGctttggaacgacctgcctgaggagataaggCTCGCCCATtcagtaacttcttttaaatcacttcttaaatcccATTTTTATAGACTTGCCTTCAAGTAAAGttctttcatttctcttttaTGGCTATCTGCCTTTTTTTCAATCCCTTTTAAAATGTTACTACTGCTGGTAGTCCCTCTTTCTAACCCACTGATCTTAATCTATTTCTATCTTcagcttctctctttttttcttttttttctaagaGCTTCTCTCTTAACCCCCTTGTGTGCTTTTAATGAGCTATCCatactgtacatttttttcattttttatgttctGTCAAAGCACATCGTGAATGTTATTCTGAAAGGTGCTACAGAAATAAAGTTAATATTGTAACATGTAGATTATGCAGCTTTCAGGTCTgaagtaaaatagaaaaaaacttgCATGAGGTTTTGTATCTTCACACCGATTTTTGCTCCGAGATTGCAATGTAACAATGAGAAATAGTGCTCACTGTCTTACTTCCCAGGGTGCTTTGGTTGTAGCGCTGCAGAATTAACACCAACCAGCTGCAAGAAATGAAAGTCACTGTTGGCAATGAGAGCCAAGAGTGCTGATAGGATTCGGGGAGATCAAtaaattatcacatttttttcagcgtCTTAAATAGGCCTGGTTGATATGCAGACATcacttttcctcctcctcctcgttctCATTTAATTAGTAAATTCAGCTGCAGCCCTCTGACCGAGCTGGATGTAATTCCCTTCCCTCTGCTGCCatcacacagtcacactgatCTGAGGCACAGCGGTCATTCCATCTCAGTATTTTTATGCAACAGTTTTCCACAGTGGaagtaaaacatttttgcatCACAAATCATAGATGTAATTTAGAAAACAATTCTGTGAGAATTACAGGGCAGAGCACGACACGCTGCATGTTCACCCCCAAACCGTTCATCACTGAGTCTGTGTGTACGGGAGCCTGGTGATGGGAAAAGAGCAGATATACAAGAACATTTCATGTCTGCTGTGGACAATATGaggttttattatttagtgaCATGTTGACTTCATTGATGCAAAGAGATATTTACGCATACAAATAACATGAAACAAGAAGCAGGCCTTAACCCTATACAACCATTTGTATTATATTTGATATGAGTTTCTGAGACCTCTATCTCATCAACATATGAAAAGTTCCTTTAAAAACCTGTTGCATATAACCTGATACATGTATTCTACCCCCTTATGGATTATCATTTCACTAGAGGCAGCTGAAATCgtatttttcccctttttaaaatgtctgctgGCATGAAATCGTCCCCGTACTTTTTTCCGGAACATCACTGCTAATTTTCAAGAAGTGAAAATAGCATCTAAATTgttcctcattttttaaaataagtattTTCTGCATTGAGCAAATGCATATTTACTAATTGTTTATATTTCGGTTAACTTGTGTTAATTTGTCTGTATCAAATTTGATACTCCAGGTTtataacgtgcttttttcctgAACCGTCGTTATACCTatgcaaatacaaacaaacactacTGATGACTTCATTAACTTAATGAATTAAATGCCATCTTCAAAtgcattttcaatatttttacagCAACAATTCTTCTGAAATCATAATTGCTACACTATATTGACCAATTCTTAGATGTCAAGAAGACAGTAAAAAGaaagtacattaaaaaaattgtCATCTACAAGATACTGGACGGCAACACAAGTGACATGGAGCTGTtagaagatgaggatgaggaggttCTAGGCATGCTCATGAATATGGGATTAGTTCATATGATCAGTGTGAGAGCCTACTGGGAGATGGAGGCAAAGCTCcctgctgtttgttgtgttgttctttctttttattttattcattattgtgttattttttgttatgaaGTGAGTCAACTCACTCAATGCTAATCGTAGACTGGagtaaaaagttgcaaaaaatgCCTAATGTATCAAATTTGATACAAAAACCCATAATaaacaatattattttttcGGATTTTGTTAAAAGGGTTAATAAACATCTCAGTTccaaaaaatttgaattttctggctttttttcttttttttcgaCGGGTGAGGCTTTACAGTGCAGAGCTGGAATAAAGTTCAGTGGAAACAACCAGGCAGCTGTTTTTATCAGCGCTGGCTGACCTGCTGGTTAATGTTATCGATGTTTTCATCACTTCAGGATTCTACTAACTTGACTTTATGCTTATTTATTCTTTATGTGTTCACCATTTTGTGCAAAGTCTCAAAAACCTGTAGAAACAACACAGAGCACAGCACAGAAAACGAAACAGAGCCAAGCACCACTATGATAGTTTAATTCTTTTATAGCCATTATACTGTGCTATCAGACATAACTGAAGGGTAATATTTACCAACTGCACGCTTTTAGAAGATTAAAGTCTGGAGGACCACCTTCATGAATTTGAATTATTCCTCTGGGCTTCAAGCTGGAGCAGCACAAAAGGATTAGTTATGACATCGGAGCTGTGGTGGAAACAATCACATCGGCAGTGACCAACGCAATCTGAACTgatgctttcattttcttttcatatcCAGTACAGCTACACTGATGTCATGGTGACTCTCTTCACGTCTCGCCTCTTCTGACTAAAAAAAGTTATTAGAACATTTTATCATCAAAGACCACCATCCCTCTGAGTAATGTTTGTTTTAATCAGATCCGTTCTTTGTGTTAACTACCACTATGGTAACTCATAAGAAATATCATCATCTAAGTAGCcactgggtcaatatataattgcgagactttttgtatcatagttgacatttttgctgttttcaggctgaaaatcaacatggccggcgataaccaaacaccacatgacatttttagagattattattgaaataaaatataaataaaaataaaaaagatattgtagtaaacctgttgacatgccataaatctacacttgactcacacactactttatattaaataactcagaaagccttggagtcttccagtcttttctgcaggaggaaatgacatcatgtggagcaggtcatgtgatctggaattaacacacttccttgagaagtgtttttgtaatggggaacttactggaaagtgatttctaggacacagatacaatttgttatttttgatataaaatttgatatattgtcaTAAAGAAATATCcatcatgattatctcaacttaataaaaagaacacagtcatttttttttgggaaaaagctcattttattattgtttagctaattagaaggtggttgttattgaATATGGAAGGTTGtttggttgatattttagtgatatgcagtaattttttattaataagtcaTTGTTcccataataaataaatatgcaatTTGTAAAGGCATGATCatgatgaacataaaaaaaaccaTTAGCTTTTTTTacttataataaaaatgtatgcaagatatatcccatggacttcaaaagtccttcaattatatattgaccccaTAAAACGGACTAGGTTCCCAGAGGAAGAACCATTTCTTGTTTATGGCTTTTTCTTATGTCTGCAATCTcatgagcctgatcatttgattCACTGAGGTTCTGAACTCTCATCTAGTCACCAAATTGAGCAGCTAATTGCTGTCTGGGCCTCAGCTGTAGAACTCAGTATCATCTATTAAGCTTTTCATGAGACTCACTTTCAACATTTGGCTTTTTCCTTAACAGATGccgtatttattttattttaaaaatcctgtGTATACCTTAAGTACTTGTTCTTATATCCTCAAGATATTCAGTAGCTTAGATGTAGcaacatttttggattttcttaACAACTGCCTTTTTATTGCTACCACCAGGACCAACATTTCTAACTTTTAATTGTAAATCTCTAACGGTAATCAGAAGAGTTTTATGAAAATGACTCTTCAGAGGATAAACCTTTTCTCCGGAGCCTCTCTTTGCCCTCGATCATTTCTCATGACAACATAACTAATGCCTGGATTGCCATCAGAGCTTTGGTGGATGGTTTTGCACTCAAGATGAGCCAACAATTTATATTAAGAACAGAGGATTTTTCACCAGGTAGCTACAGAACCACGCTAGCAGCACAGTGATTGGCGGGAACTCCGATACGATGGCGGCACTTGAACATCTTCCGTAGCTCGGTGCGGAAGCGGTCGTGCAGCCAGGCGTACAGAAAGGGGTTACAGCAGGACGAGCTCATGGCACACAGGTGGCACAGCAGCTGGATGAGCAAAAAGTAGCGCTTGTTGATGAGGTGGATGTCGATGTCTCTCAGCACGTTGAACACATGAATGGGAAGCCAGCACACCGCAAAAGCAGACACCAGAAGCGCGACCAGGCGGAAGATCTTCCTCTTCCGGGCCTGCTGAGCGCCCGTCTGGTTCGGCGTCCTGTGGCCCGGGGCGACACACTTCCTCAGTTTGACGGTGATGCAGAGATACGAGACAAAAACGGCCGACAGAGGGAGGACGTACGTGACCAGCAGGGTGCTGTACGCGTAAGCacgtctttctttctcttgacCCAACCAGAACTCCTCGCAGATGGTGAAGCCTTCCTCTTTGAACTCGACGTGGTAGGTGTGAGTCACCGCTGGAGCCACCAAACCGCAAGACAGAAGCCAGATCCCGGTGAGGACGGAGGCGCAGGTCGCCACAGTGGTCCGCTTCTTCAGAGGATGAACCGTTGCATAATATCTGCAGTGAACAAAGAGTAGAGCTTTGTAATAAGGATACAGAACTCATGCTGAATTAATGCATGGCTCCTCTGATGTATGAATGGCTGAATCGTGGACTCATGTGGCACAATTATGGTGAAGTTTCAAGTCACTTGCACATGTAAGTCACTTCATTAACATGTAAATATCAAATTAGATGGTCAGCTTCGCTATAGATGTGTGCGAAACAAAAGAGACAGCAAAAGTTTTCAGCGGCTACTTAAAAGCCTCAATTGATGTTGCCGTCCTCCACTCTCTCAAGGAGAGAAATCAGCAGTGTCAGAGCAAAAGTACAGAAGGAAGCTTTAATGTAGATGGTTGAATTCATGACCCAGTGAGCAGTGAGTGAAGTCGGATTCTTCTTATTCTGTGCACATGCCGATGGAATGACTTTGAGGACTGCAGCTGTATAGTGCTAATAATTTACTGCTATTTGAAGTTTCTAATTAACTGTTCCATTGCATCagacaataaaggctttgcCACTGATTAATATTAAACCAGGAAGTCCAAGCTATACTGGATCGTATTGGGCCATATTTTAGTATGAATTTATGAAGCTGTTATTGCTACGTCAACAATAAGTAATCAATCTTACTTCTCATCTGCCTGGTTTTTAAATGGGTGTGTGAGTAATGTTTGCATTGCCTTGTTGTTGCTCATGGAATTCACTTTAAGTTATCTAGACTATCCTGTCTAAATAAGGGAATACAAAATGAAGTGATTTCTATCTCTTTTGTAGGCACACTGGAAAatatgcccctctcaaaacaagaaaaaaaattatttcaaggaacttttaccttgaaataagtgaaaaaaaatctaccaatagaacaagtgaaaaatggcttggtaagatttcttgaaataagatatgataatTAGAATAttaagatcttaaaattagctgggaaaacttattttaagctatgttttaccaggattgtcaagcttagatgtctgaaaataagccagatatgctaaaaaaaaaacaacaacaacaacaacaaaaacagtttttcactcaaaagtACATTTTCGCCTTCATGTAatctcctaatttgagatgtattaaccatcctgttatgggcaccaaaaatattatttccttgtctgaaaacaatccaaaaaaatcagcaaaaaaaaaaaaaaaaaaaaattctgaaaatttgcaaaaacttcagaaagaaagcttctttaaaagtttccttcaaaagttttattttttaaaaatcccccaaatttggcaagacaattattgtaaatattttcaaaaaattagtaaaaattttccaaaaaaatcctaaaaatatctaaagtgattccatatatatcagtaaaacttctaatattttcttaagaacatttttaaaaaaatttttctaccaaaaaatgttaaagagttcacaaaaatgttgaaaatgtggacatcaggagTTTCACTgcgaaaatatatattttttccccacattttcaaactttaaaacgggttaatttgacccacaggacgacatgagggttaaactaattttgagttttcttataaaattcaactcaaaacaaaataatttcgAGATTGTTTGCCTTAACAGGATATTTCAGATGCATTGTCCTAAAAAAAGTCCccccatcttgctgaaatgtcacttgttacgTGAATTTATCataaatcaagtgagatgagacattttgactaaaaataagacaaacagacttggcaatattttgagtttttgcaatGCAAAATGGTTTCTTTGAATCTCATTGTTTTGGATGATTGCATAAGCAGTTAATGTACACACAGTAGCACACACTGAACTCTGAAGATAATTACAGTGCAAAGAAGAGTTACACAAGAATagaacactttgaaaatgtcAATTCCTGCCGTGCAGAAAACCACCCACCTGTCCACAGCAATA
It encodes the following:
- the LOC110947504 gene encoding prolactin-releasing peptide receptor-like, with product MEANHSGSTGGTQPTGHVYEVAVQSNSTNRSSQFADVALLQSFKPLIIPCYVLVVVVGVFGNYLLLYVICRTRKMHNVTNFFIGNLAFSDMLMCVTCVPFTLAYAFNPHGWVFGRSMCYLVFLIQPVTVYVSVFTLTAIAVDRYYATVHPLKKRTTVATCASVLTGIWLLSCGLVAPAVTHTYHVEFKEEGFTICEEFWLGQEKERRAYAYSTLLVTYVLPLSAVFVSYLCITVKLRKCVAPGHRTPNQTGAQQARKRKIFRLVALLVSAFAVCWLPIHVFNVLRDIDIHLINKRYFLLIQLLCHLCAMSSSCCNPFLYAWLHDRFRTELRKMFKCRHRIGVPANHCAASVVL